Genomic segment of Rhodococcus sp. W8901:
GTGAACGACGATCCGAACGCCTTGGCGAATGTCTGGCGCGACGTCGTTGCAGAACTGACCTCCGATGCCGGGGACGGCGCAGCACTCACCAAGGCACAGAAGGCGTGGCTCGCACTCGTCAAGCCGCTCACGTACGCACAGGGTTTCGCGTTGCTGTCGGTGCCGTCGCCGCTGGCGCAGGAGGCGATCGAACGCGATCTGCGGGAGCCGATCCTGCGGGCCCTCAACCTCCATCTGGGGCAGAAGGTCGAGGGGCTGGGTGTGCGCATCGCCGCACCGTCCGAGGACGCCGACACCCTCGGCGAGCCCCTGAGCAGCAACGACATCGACTCCGCGCCCCGCGCGAACGAGCGTGTCGGGTCCACCGATTTCGCCGACGCCGGGTCGGGCGCGCACCGCCGACGCCATCTCGCGATGGGCGCCGCCGACCCCGTCCCGACGGACCTCGCCGAGCACGAGGAGGTCGACGACGACCGCGAGGCGCTGGCCAGCGTCCACGAGTCCTGGCCGTCGTACTTCACCAAGCCGCCGACGAGCACTGCGACGGCGTCGTCGGGTGGCAACAGCCTCAACGCGAAGTACACGTTCGACACGTTCGTCATCGGCGCCTCCAACCGGTTCGCGCACGCCGCGGCCGTCGCGATCGCCGAGGCACCGGCCCGCGCCTACAACCCCCTGTTCATCTGGGGCGCGTCCGGCCTGGGCAAGACGCACCTGCTGCACGCCGCCGGCCACTATGCGCAGCGTCTGTTCCCCGGCATGCGGGTCAAGTACGTCTCCACCGAGGAGTTCACGAACGACTTCATCAACAGTCTTCGTGACGACCGCAAGGTCGCCTTCAAGCGGCGGTACCGCGAGACCGACATCCTGCTCGTCGACGACATCCAGTTCATCGAGGGCAAGGAAGGTATCCAGGAAGAGTTCTTCCACACCTTCAACACCCTGCACAACGCGAACAAGCAGATCGTGGTGTCCTCGGACCGCCCGCCCAAGCAGCTCGCGACGCTCGAGGAGCGGCTGCGGACCCGCTTCGAGTGGGGTCTGATCACCGACGTCCAGCCGCCCGAACTCGAGACGCGGATCGCGATCCTGTCGAAGAAGGCGCGGATGGACCGTCTGGATGTTCCGCACGACGTCCTCGAGTTGATCGCCAGCCGGATCGAACGCAACATCCGCGAACTCGAGGGGGCGCTCATCCGTGTGACGGCGTTCGCGTCGCTCAACCGGCAGGCGCTGGACCTCAAGCTCGCCGAGGTGGTGCTCCGGGACCTGATGCCCGATTCGGCGGCACTCGAGATCAACGCGGCGACGATCATGGCGGTGACCGCCGAGTACTTCAACACGTCGATCGATGACCTGTGCGGCCCCGGCAAGGCCCGACCGCTCGCGCAGGCCCGCCAGATCGCCATGTACCTGTGCCGCGAGCTCACCGACCTGTCGCTGCCCAAGATCGGCCAGACGTTCGGCAGGGACCACACCACGGTCATGTACGCGGACAAGAAGATCCGCAAGGAGATGACCGAGCGGCGCAAGGTCTACGACCAGGTGCAGGAGCTCACCGCTCGCATCAAGCAGCGCTCCAAGAGCTGACAAGAGCTGACAAGAACCGACACAGCCGGACCGTCTCGAGAACGGCACCGCCGCACGATCCACCGACATCCGCACGGATTCTCCCGTGCGGATGTCGTGCTTCCGGGGTGACTCGAGACACGAATCCGAAAGAATTCACACCTGTGGATAGGTGTGTGTATAAGGTGTAATCGTTGTGGACAACTGTGGGACAACTTCGAACTGTCTCGAGGTATCCACAACCGCGCCCGATTCATCCTCGAGTACGTCCTCGAGAAGTCCCCATGCCTCGAGTGCCGGGGACCAGCGACTTCGAGTGTCCATCCACAGATTCCACAGTGCCTATTACTGAGATTGAAGTCTTCTCGAGAGAAGTTCTTTGAAAACAGGCCCTGTGAACATCCGGGCGAACCCGACTGTTCACAGCCCGCCTCGAGGTGTCTCGAGGCGCCGGCGCCCGCTTTTCAACACGACCTCCGAACGCATACGGTGTCCTCTGGCCGCTGTGTCAGACTGCTAGCGCAGCCTCTGCAGCCTTCGTGCGCAGCTGCTGCAGATACGTCCGTGCCTACCGAGAGGAACACCCGAGCGATGGAGCTTGGAAGTATGAAGTTTCGCGTTGCTCGGGAGGACTTCGCCGACTCCGTCGCATGGGTCGCGCGCAGTCTGCCTTCGCGGCCGCCGGTGCCCGTCCTCGGTGGCGTGCTGCTCGGTGCGGACGAGCAGGGACTGACTGTCTCCGGTTTCGACTACGAGGTCTCGGCGCAGGTGCGCGTCTCGGCCGAGGTCACCACCACCGGTCAGGTCCTCGTGTCCGGCAAGCTCCTCGCCGACATCACCCGGGCCCTGCCCAACAAGCCCGTCGACGTCACCGTCGACGGCACCCGCGTGCTGATCACGTGCGGCAGCGCCAAGTTCTCGCTGCCCACCATGCCCGTCGAGGACTACCCGCAGCTGCCGACGCTGCCGCAGCAGACCGGTTCGGTGCCGGTGGATCTGTTCTCCGAGGCCATCAGCCAGGTCGCCGTCGCGGCCGGCAAGGACGACACCCTCCCGATGCTCACCGGCATCCGCGTCGAGATCGAGGGCACCAACGTCGTGCTCGCGGCCACCGACCGTTTCCGGTTGGCCGTCCGTCAGCTCGAGTGGATGCCCACCGCGGGCGAGACCTCCGCCGCGGTCCTGGTGCCCGCCAAGACGCTGTCCGAGTCCGCGAAGACGCTGGGCGGCAACACCCTCGCGCCCGTCGAGCTCGCGCTCGGTTCCGGGGCATCGGTCGGTTCGGAGGGCATGCTCGGCATCGTCGCCGACGGCCGCCGCACCACCACCCGCCTGCTCGACGCCGAGTTCCCCAAGTTCCGCCAGCTGCTGCCGGCCGAGCACACCGCGATGGCCACGGTCGAGGTGGCACCGCTGGTCGAGGCGATCAAGCGTGTCGCCCTGGTCGCCGAGCGCGGCGCGCAGGTGCGGCTCGAGTTCAACGCCGACGGTCTGCTGCTGTCCGCCGGTGGCGACGATGCCGGCCGCGCCGAGGAGTCGCTCGAGGCCGACTTCCAGGGTGAGCCGCTGATCATCGCGTTCAACCCCGGCTACCTCATCGACGGCCTCTCGTCGCTGCACTCGGAGCGCGTGCTGTTCGGCTTCACCACGCCCAGCCGCCCCGCAGTGCTGCGCCCGGCCGGCGAGGAAGCGCCCGAGCGCGGCGAGTCCGGTGCGTTCCCGGCGCCGGAGAGCGACTACACGTACCTGTTGATGCCGGTTCGACTGCCGGGCTGATCCCCGCGTCGCAGCCGACGCCCCGCGGGCCCCGCTCGAATCACCACTAGTGGAGGGACATCTCACGATGCAGCTCGGACTGGTCGGACTCGGCAAGATGGGCTTCAACATGCGCGCGCGTCTGCGTGACCGCGGGCACGACGTGGTCGGCTACGACCCGCGGCCCGAGGTCAGCGACGTCTCCTCGCTCGCCGAGTTGGCGTCGCGCCTGTCCGGCCCCCGCGTGGTGTGGGTGATGGTGCCTGCCGGCGAGATCACCCGCCGCACCGTGGCGGACCTGGCGACGGTACTCGAGTCCGGTGATCTGGTGATCGACGGCGGGAACTCCCGCCACACCGACGATCGGATGCACGCGGACTTGCTCGAGTCCCACGGCATCGGATACCTGGATTGTGGTGTCTCCGGCGGTATCTGGGGTCTCGACGAGGGCTACGGCCTCATGGTGGGCGGCTCGGACGCCGACGTGGCCCGGGCGATGCCGATCTTCGACGCGCTGCGTCCAGACGGCGACCGGGCCGGCGGATTCGTCCATGCGGGACCGGTCGGTGCCGGTCACTACGCCAAGATGGTCCACAACGGCGTCGAGTACGGGCTGATGCAGGCGTACGCCGAGGGCTACGAACTGCTCGAGGCCGAGGACCTGATCACCGACGTGCCCGGCGTGCTGCAGGCCTGGACGCACGGCACTGTCGTCCGGTCGTGGCTGCTCGACCTGCTGGTGAAGGCGCTCGCCGAGGACCCCGGTTTCGCCGAGATCTCCGGGTACACAGAGGATTCCGGCGAGGGGCGCTGGACGGTCCAGGAGGCACTGGACCACGCGGTCCCCGCGCCGGTGATCTCCGCCGCGCTGTTCGCACGGTTCGCGTCGCGTCAGACCGATTCCCCGGCCATGAAGGCCGTGTCGGCGCTGCGGAACCAGTTCGGCGGGCATGCCGTGCGGGCTGCGGATTCGGGAACGGCGACCCAAGGCTAGTGTTCGTCCGCAAGTTCTCCCTCCGCGATTTCCGGTCGTGGGACGCCGTGACCGTCGATCTCGAGCCCGGTGCCACCGTGTTCGTCGGCCGCAACGGGCACGGCAAGACCAACCTGCTCGAGGCGCTGGGGTATCTGTCGACGCTGTCGTCGCACCGGGTGTCGGCCGATGCCCCGCTGATCCGGGCGGGCGCCGCCCAGGCGTACGCGGGGGCGATCGTGGTCAACCACGGCCGTGAGCTGGGCATCGACATCGAGATCAACGACGGTAAGGCCAACCGGGCCCGGATCAACCAGTCTCCGGTCCGCCGACCGCGGGAGATCGTCGGGATCCTGCAGACGGTGTTGTTCGCGCCCGAGGACCTGTCCCTCGTCCGTGGCGATCCGGGTGACCGCCGGCGGTTCCTCGACGAACTGTTGACCTCGCGGATCCCGCGGATGGCCGCGGTGCGTGCCGACTACGACAAGGTACTGCGCCAACGGTCGGCCCTGCTCAAGACCGCGGGTGGTGCGTTGCGCCGCGGGTCCAGATCGACCGACGGTGCGAGCGCTCTTGCCACACTTGATGTCTGGGACGGGCATCTCGCGGTGCACGGCGCCCAACTGCTCGAGGCGCGGCTGCGTCTGGTGCACGACCTCGCCCCGCACCTGGTGACGGCGTACCGCTCGCTGGCCCCCGAGTCGCGGCCGGCGTCGGTGCGCTATCGCAGCAGTCTCGGTACCTCGCTTCCTCCCGAATTGTTGGATCCGACAAGGGAACCCGAACGTGAGGACGTGGAACTGCTCGAGGCGAGCTTTCTGCACGAGCTGTCGGTGATGCGGCAGCGGGAGATCGAACGCGGGGTGTGCCTGGTAGGCCCGCACCGCGACGGCCTCGAGCTGTATCTCGGCGACCAGCCCGCGAAAGGCTTTGCCAGCCATGGTGAATCGTGGTCGTTCGCGCTGTCGATGCGACTGGGCGCGTTCTTCCTGCTGCGCGACGACGGCAGCGACCCGGTCCTGATGCTCGACGACGTGTTCGCCGAGCTGGACCGCAAGCGCCGGACCGCGCTCGCGGGCGTGGCGGCCGAGGCAGAGCAGGTGCTCATCACCGCCGCGGTGGCCGAGGACGTGCCGGACGAGCTGTCCGCGACCCGCTTCGGGGTGCAGGCGCACGACACCGAGCGGGGCCGGATCTCGCAGATCACCGCGCTCGGCCGGATCACCACGACGGGAGGCGAACTATGACCGACGAGCAGCCCGAGACCCAGTCCGGTCCGCAGCCGGAGCTCAAGGGCATCGACCTGGCCCGGCGGGCGCTCGAGGAGGCGCGCGCCGCGGCCAAGGCCAACGGCAAGGCCGTCGGACAGGGGCGGTCGTCGCCGCGCGGCGGCGGCATCCGGGCGTTGCGGTCTCGCCGTCGGAAGAGCTGGTCGGGGGCCGGACCGGACGACCGCGATCCGCAGCCGTTCGGTGCGCTCGCCGGCGCCATCGCCAAGCAGCGCGGCTGGTCGCCGCGGGTATCCGAGGGCACCGTGATGGGCCGCTGGGTCGACGTCGTGGGCGCGGACATCGCGGCGCACGCCGAGCCGACCGGTCTGCGGGAGGGCGTTCTCAGCGTGTCGGCGGAGTCGACGGCGTGGGCGACGCAGCTGCGGATGATGCAGTCGCAGATCCTCGCGAAGATCGCGGCGGCCGTCGGGCACGGTGTCGTGAAGTCGCTGCGGATCACCGGTCCCACCGCTCCTAGCTGGAGAAAGGGCGATCGGCACATTTCCGGTCGGGGCCCGCGGGACACCTACGGCTGAGCCCTAGGTTTACCTATAACGCCGTGTTACAGTTACGCCACTTCGTCGAGTGAGTGAACTGGGTCACGATGCTGCCGTGGTGCGGCGGACGGGATCCGCGTCAGTACCTGGGAGTGGTCATGTCCGTAATGCACACCGCGCATACGCCGGCCACCGCGGAGCCGGAGCACATCCTTCTGCAGGCCCGCAACGTCGAGTTCGACTGGTCCGACCTGCCGATGCACTGGATTCCCGGTGATCCGTTCAGCACCCACGTGCTCAACGTCCTGCACCTGCTGCTGCCGGCGGGCGAGGAGTGGTTCGTCGAGA
This window contains:
- the dnaA gene encoding chromosomal replication initiator protein DnaA, with product MNDDPNALANVWRDVVAELTSDAGDGAALTKAQKAWLALVKPLTYAQGFALLSVPSPLAQEAIERDLREPILRALNLHLGQKVEGLGVRIAAPSEDADTLGEPLSSNDIDSAPRANERVGSTDFADAGSGAHRRRHLAMGAADPVPTDLAEHEEVDDDREALASVHESWPSYFTKPPTSTATASSGGNSLNAKYTFDTFVIGASNRFAHAAAVAIAEAPARAYNPLFIWGASGLGKTHLLHAAGHYAQRLFPGMRVKYVSTEEFTNDFINSLRDDRKVAFKRRYRETDILLVDDIQFIEGKEGIQEEFFHTFNTLHNANKQIVVSSDRPPKQLATLEERLRTRFEWGLITDVQPPELETRIAILSKKARMDRLDVPHDVLELIASRIERNIRELEGALIRVTAFASLNRQALDLKLAEVVLRDLMPDSAALEINAATIMAVTAEYFNTSIDDLCGPGKARPLAQARQIAMYLCRELTDLSLPKIGQTFGRDHTTVMYADKKIRKEMTERRKVYDQVQELTARIKQRSKS
- the dnaN gene encoding DNA polymerase III subunit beta, producing the protein MELGSMKFRVAREDFADSVAWVARSLPSRPPVPVLGGVLLGADEQGLTVSGFDYEVSAQVRVSAEVTTTGQVLVSGKLLADITRALPNKPVDVTVDGTRVLITCGSAKFSLPTMPVEDYPQLPTLPQQTGSVPVDLFSEAISQVAVAAGKDDTLPMLTGIRVEIEGTNVVLAATDRFRLAVRQLEWMPTAGETSAAVLVPAKTLSESAKTLGGNTLAPVELALGSGASVGSEGMLGIVADGRRTTTRLLDAEFPKFRQLLPAEHTAMATVEVAPLVEAIKRVALVAERGAQVRLEFNADGLLLSAGGDDAGRAEESLEADFQGEPLIIAFNPGYLIDGLSSLHSERVLFGFTTPSRPAVLRPAGEEAPERGESGAFPAPESDYTYLLMPVRLPG
- the gnd gene encoding phosphogluconate dehydrogenase (NAD(+)-dependent, decarboxylating) — protein: MQLGLVGLGKMGFNMRARLRDRGHDVVGYDPRPEVSDVSSLAELASRLSGPRVVWVMVPAGEITRRTVADLATVLESGDLVIDGGNSRHTDDRMHADLLESHGIGYLDCGVSGGIWGLDEGYGLMVGGSDADVARAMPIFDALRPDGDRAGGFVHAGPVGAGHYAKMVHNGVEYGLMQAYAEGYELLEAEDLITDVPGVLQAWTHGTVVRSWLLDLLVKALAEDPGFAEISGYTEDSGEGRWTVQEALDHAVPAPVISAALFARFASRQTDSPAMKAVSALRNQFGGHAVRAADSGTATQG
- the recF gene encoding DNA replication/repair protein RecF (All proteins in this family for which functions are known are DNA-binding proteins that assist the filamentation of RecA onto DNA for the initiation of recombination or recombinational repair.) — encoded protein: MFVRKFSLRDFRSWDAVTVDLEPGATVFVGRNGHGKTNLLEALGYLSTLSSHRVSADAPLIRAGAAQAYAGAIVVNHGRELGIDIEINDGKANRARINQSPVRRPREIVGILQTVLFAPEDLSLVRGDPGDRRRFLDELLTSRIPRMAAVRADYDKVLRQRSALLKTAGGALRRGSRSTDGASALATLDVWDGHLAVHGAQLLEARLRLVHDLAPHLVTAYRSLAPESRPASVRYRSSLGTSLPPELLDPTREPEREDVELLEASFLHELSVMRQREIERGVCLVGPHRDGLELYLGDQPAKGFASHGESWSFALSMRLGAFFLLRDDGSDPVLMLDDVFAELDRKRRTALAGVAAEAEQVLITAAVAEDVPDELSATRFGVQAHDTERGRISQITALGRITTTGGEL
- a CDS encoding DUF721 family protein, which codes for MTDEQPETQSGPQPELKGIDLARRALEEARAAAKANGKAVGQGRSSPRGGGIRALRSRRRKSWSGAGPDDRDPQPFGALAGAIAKQRGWSPRVSEGTVMGRWVDVVGADIAAHAEPTGLREGVLSVSAESTAWATQLRMMQSQILAKIAAAVGHGVVKSLRITGPTAPSWRKGDRHISGRGPRDTYG